One Arcobacter sp. FWKO B genomic window, AAATTTAAATTTTAAACAAAGGTAGTAAAACATATGTTATTGTCAAAAAGAGTAAATGTCCTTTCAGAGTCTTTGACTATTGCAATCTCTTCATTAGCAAGAGATTTAAAAGCTAGTGGTAAAGATGTGGTAAGTTTTTCAGCAGGTGAACCTGATTTTGATACACCTCAAAAAATTAAAGATGCTGCTATAGAAGCACTAAATAAAGGGGTAACTAAATATACAGCAGTTGAAGGAACAATTGATTGTAGAAAAGCTATTGCAAATAAACTAAAAAGAGAAAATGGACTTGATTACAAGCCATCTGATATAGTTATTAATGTTGGTGCTAAACACTCTTTATTCAATCTTTTTCAAGCAGTAATTGATGAGGGTGATGAAGTAATTATTCCAGCACCTTATTGGGTAACATATCCAGAAATAGTACTATATAGTGGTGGTAAACCAGTTTTTATAGAAACTAGTGATGAAAGTAGCTTTAAAATGACACCTGCTCAACTTAAATCTGCAATAACACCAAAAACTAAAATGGTTGTAATCACAAGCCCATCAAATCCAACTGGTGCAGTATACACAAAATCAGAATTGGAAGCTTTAGCGGAAGTTCTAAAAGGAACTGATATTTTAGTTGCTAGTGATGAAATGTATGAAAAACTATTGTACGATGGAAGTACATTTACAGCAACTGCAAGTATAAGCAAAGATATGTTTGATAGAACAATTACAATCAATGGACTTAGCAAAAGTGTTGCAATGACGGGATGGAGATTTGGATATCTTGCTTCAAACAACAAAGAACTTATTGATGCAATCAATAAACTTCAAAGTCAAAGCACATCAAATATAAACTCAATAACTCAATATGCTGCTATTACTGCACTAAATGGTGATGTTGATAGTGATATTGAAGCAATGAGAGTGGAATTTGAAAAAAGAAGAAACCTAGCGTGTGAGCTTTTAAATAAAATTGATGGAGTATCTGTTGTAAAGCCAAGTGGTGCATTTTATCTTTTTGTAAATATCAAAGAAATTGAAAACGATAGCATGAAGTTCTGTAAAGAACTCCTAGAAATTGCAGGAGTTGCGGTAGTACCTGGTATTGGATTTGGTATGGATGGATACTTTAGATTTTCATTTGCTACAGATGAAGCAACAATTATCGATGGAATACAAAGAATAGAAAAATTTATTAGTTCAAAAAAGAAGTAATCCATAATGACTTTACAAAAAAAAGCTACCATAGTCTCTAGCTCAGTTGCTGCATTATTGACACTGATGAAATTCAGTGTCGGTCTTGCAAGTGGTAGTGTAGCTGTTCTAGCATCAGCAGTTGACTCTATTTTAGATATGTTTGTATCACTTTTTAATTATTTTGCTATTTCAAAAAGTGAAAAACCTGCTGATGAAACTTTCAATTATGGAAGAGGTAAAATTGAAGCTCTAGCATCTGTAATTGAAGGTTCTGTAATAGCAATTTCTGGTATTTTTTTGTTTTATCAAGCTATAAAAAAAGCTATTTATGGTGAAGAATCAACATATCTTGAACTCTCATTATATATCATGATGGCTTCACTAATTATTACTATTGCACTAGTTATATACTTAAATTATGTAGCCAAAAAAACTGGCTCTATGGTAGTTAAAGCTGATGCTTTGCATTACAAAACTGATATTTATAGTAATGGTGCTGTTTTAATATCTGTTTTTATAGTTTTTATGACAGGATACGAATTTGCTGATGTTCTTGTAGGGGGTGCTATTGCACTTTTTATTATATATTCAGCATATGAACTAATCAAAGAAGGTGTTTTAGTTCTTCTTGACAGAGCTTTAGAAGATGAAATTGTGTCAAATATAAAAATAGCTATCGAGAGTGAAAGCGTAGTAAATGACTACCATTATCTAAAAACAAGACAAGCTGGTCAAGATATTTTTGTAGATGTTCATCTTGTTTTTGACTGTTTGATATCACTTATGGATGCACATCGTGCAAGTGATCGTATTGAAGAGCAAATTAGAAAACTAGATACAAATAAAAACTGGGTTATAAATATGCATTTAGATCCATATGACGACTCTATAATAAATGACACTCAAACTATATACAATAAAGGAGAATAATGAAAAAGATTTTTTTATTTACACTGATATTTTGTGCAACATTATTTGCACAAAATATTGAATACAAAGCTGATATTACTGCTGTTGAAGCCTACAATATGCAAAAAAACGGTGTAATTTTAATAGACACAAGAACAAAAAAAGAATATGATTTCATGAGACCTAAAAATGCAATATTAATTGAATCTTATTTTGAAATAAATGGACAAAGAGTTTTTAATGAAAACTTTGTAACGCAAGTTGAGGATCTTGTAAATATGAATTTATCAAAAGAGATAATACTTATTTGTAGAAGTGGAAGCAGAACAAAAGAAGCTGCTACAATTTTGGCAAAAAATGGATTTTCAAATGTATACAATGTCAAAAGTGGGTTTGTTTATGATTGGATGAAGTCTGATTTACCAATAGAAAAGAATTAATAAGATATAATACAGACAATTTAAAAAGAGGTATAATATGATAGAGTGGATGCAACGACATAAAAAATGGCTTGTAGTAACAATTTGGGTGAGTGTAATAGCTTTTGTTGGTGCTGGTTTTGTTGGATGGGGTGCTTACGATTTTGGCAAATCTGATGGTGCTGTAGCAAAAGTTGGAAATAAAGAAATACAAATGAATGAGCTACAAAGAGAGTATAGTAATTTATATTCACAATATGCTTCAATCTTGGGTGACAATTTCAATCAAGAACTTGCAAGACAATTTGGCTTGGATAAAATAGCGTTACAAACACTTATTCAAAAATATTTGTTAATTTCTTATGCTGATGATATAGGTCTTGATGTTACAGATGAAGAAGTTGCAAATGAACTACTCAAAATAGAAGCTTTTTATAAAGATGGAAAATTTGATAAAGAGCAATACATAACTGTTTTAAGACAAAATAGAGTGAACCCTATAGAGTTTGAAAAAAGTTTAAAAAATGATTTAATTGTCCAAAAAATACAAAATATTCTTCAAATAAGCAATACTCCTGCAGAGATTGAAGCTGTAAGTAATTTAATTTTTATGGAAAATGAAATTAGTATCAAAATATTATCACAAAAAGATGTTAATATTGATATTAGTGAAGAGAGTTTAAAAGCTTATTGGGAAGAAAATAAAGATAAATACCTATCACCATTATCATATGAAATACAAACTTATGTAAGTAAAAGTACAAATGATAAAGAGTTTTCAGAAAGTGAAATAGAAGATTTTTACAACAGAACAAGACTTGAATATACTCACGAAGATGGAAGAATTAAAACTATTGATGAAGCACATGAAGATTTAATAATCGCAATGAACTTAGAAAATAATAAAAATGATGCTTTAAGAACATATCTTGCACTCAAAAAAGATGAATTGTCATTTGAAAATACTTTAATTCTAAGTGTTGATAGTGAGATTATAGCTGATTATTATGATGAAATATCAGGATTAAAAGTTGGTGAAATTTCTAAACCATTTATTTTGGATAACAACTATGTAATAATAAAATTAAACAAAATAAACAACCCTACTCCACTTTCTTTTGAAGAGGCTAGAAGTATTGCATCAATAGATTATAAAACAATCAATTCAAGAGAAAAGCTTCTAGAAAAAGCAAATGAAGCATTAACAACACAAAATACACAAAAAATTGGTTATGTAAGTAGAGAGTCTATTGAAATAATAGATGGATTAAGAGCTGATGAAGCTTCTGAGTTTTTAAATGAATTATTTAAAACAAAAGCAAAATCAGGTGTTATAGAGCTTGAAAACAAAGTAGTTGCATATGAAATATTAAACTCAAGACTAGGAATACACACTCAGTCTAAAGAGATGATTGTATCAAATACAATCATGGATATTAAAACAAATGAATTGTTTTCTAACCTTTTAGAAACACTTGGTCAAAAGTACAAAGTTACCTATTATATGAAATAAAGGAATAAAACTTGAATAAAACAATTTTGGCAATAGACATAGGAACAACAAATATCATAACAGTAGTTGCAAGAAATGATTTTGACAATAGAATTAATATATTAGGTGTTGGAAACAATCAAACAACTGGTATAGAAAAAGGTCTTATTACAGATATTCAGAATGTTGGTGAAATAATAAAACTTTCTGTTGAAGATGCAAAAAAAAGTGCAGAAGCAACTATAGATGAAGTATATGTCTCTTTTTCTGCAGCATCAACAAAAAATACATTAAGCAAGGGTGCAGTAAATATACCTAATGGAATAATTACGGAAAAAGAGATAAATCAAGTTATGCAAATGGCTTTATATAACGCAAATATTGTTCCTGATTATGACCCTATACATGTATTTCCTATTTATTTCAAAGTTGATGACTCTGGAGAATTTACAAATCCTTTAAATATGAATGCCTCAAGACTTGAAGTAAGTGTATATATCGTAACAGGCAAAAAAACAGCTATTACAAATGTAAAAAGTGCTTTAAAAGTTGCTGGAATTGAAAATAGTACTTTTGTTCTTCATGGATATGCATCTGCACTTTCTATTATTAATGAAGAGCAAAAGAAATTCGGTGTAGCTGTATTAGATATTGGAAGTAGTACTAGTGATTTAATTATTTATAAAGGTAATTCTATAATATACAATGACTTTTTTCCTGTAGGTTCATTAAATATTACAAATGATTTATCTGTTATGCTTCATACACCTCCTGTTGCTGCTGAGATGGTTAAAGTTAAATACGGTTCACTAATACCAATAGATGAAGATGATGATGAGGCTATTAGAAAAGTGCAAGTTCCAATGATTGGGAATGAACAAGAAACTAAAGAGATATCAATAGATATGATACAAACTATTATACATGCTAGAGTAGAAGAGACACTTATTTTCTTAGCAAATAAAATTAAATCAAGTGGATTAAGCGATAAACTTGGAGCTGGTATTATAATAACAGGTGGAATGAGTAAATTAAAAGGGATTGATGAATTAGCATCTATGATATTTGGTGATACACCTATAAAAGTAGCTAATCCTAAAAATATCAAAAATGGGTATATTGATTTCAATGATTCTACAATGGCTACAACTGTTGGTTTATTATTATATGGTTTAGATTTAAACCCATCTTTTGAACTTGATTCAAATAAAAGACTAAGAAAATCAACAAACAAAAAGCCATCACCTCAAGCTCAACCTAATATTCCCCTTATGGATAAAACAGTAAAACCTACAAAAGGTGATCTTACAGAACTGTCTCAACTTAAAAAAAGTAGCACAAACCCTATACAAAAAATATGGAATAAAATATTGGAGTGGTTTTAATGGATAATTTATTTGACCCAACTAGCATAAAAGTAGAACTTCCTACAAAAGTTTTAGGTGAAAACCTTGTAAAAATATCTGTAGTAGGTGTTGGTGGTGGTGGTTGTAATATGATCAACCATATGATTAACGAAGGAACATACAAAATAGACTTAATTGTTGCCAATACAGATTTTCAAGCCCTTCAAGTATCAAAAGCTCCAAAGAAAATACAACTTGGTACAAAACTAACTAAAGGTTGGGGTACAGGAATGGAGCCTGAAATTGGGCGAGATTCTGCTGTAGAAAACTATGAAGATATCAAAAATACATTTGAAGGTTCAGATATTGTTTTTATTGCAGCTGGTCTAGGAGGCGGAACTGGAACAGGAGCTGCTCCAATTATAGCAAAAGCAGCAAAAGAAGTCGGGGCTTTAACTGTATCAGTTGTAACAAAACCTTTTAGTTGGGAAGGTAAAAAAAGAGCAGGACTGGCAAACTTAGGTCTAGAAGAGCTAAAAAAAGTTAGTGATTCAATAATAATTATTCCAAACGACAGACTACTAGAGATAGTTGATCGTGATATAGGGATGAAAGATGCTTTTAAACTCGTAGACAACATCCTTTTTCAAGCAGTAAGTGGTATGAGTGAAGTTATTCTAAATCCAGGTAATAATGATATAAATGTGGATTTTGCTGACATCAAGAAAATTATGCAACATAAAGGAATGGCACTTATGGGTGTTGGTCGTGCAAAAGGAGATGATGCTGCTATCCAAGCTCTTGATGATGCTATAGAATCGCCACTACTTGATAAGATGTCACTAAGCAGTGCAAGAGGTATATTAATACATTTTAATGTTCATCCTCAAGTATCTTTATTTTCAATCAATGATGTTATGAGTAGATTATATGAGACTATAGAAAGTGGAAGTGCTGATGTTATTTTTGGTACAACAACTGATGAAACTCTAGATCGTGATGAAGTAAAAATAACAATAGTTGCAACAGGTTTTGAATCAAAAGAGCCAAAAAATTCACAAGTAAAAGAAAATGAAGACGAATACCCAAGCATCTCTATATCTAAAGATGATGATAAATATTTAGATGTACCACCACTTATGAGAGAATATGTAATTAAATATCCT contains:
- a CDS encoding pyridoxal phosphate-dependent aminotransferase; amino-acid sequence: MLLSKRVNVLSESLTIAISSLARDLKASGKDVVSFSAGEPDFDTPQKIKDAAIEALNKGVTKYTAVEGTIDCRKAIANKLKRENGLDYKPSDIVINVGAKHSLFNLFQAVIDEGDEVIIPAPYWVTYPEIVLYSGGKPVFIETSDESSFKMTPAQLKSAITPKTKMVVITSPSNPTGAVYTKSELEALAEVLKGTDILVASDEMYEKLLYDGSTFTATASISKDMFDRTITINGLSKSVAMTGWRFGYLASNNKELIDAINKLQSQSTSNINSITQYAAITALNGDVDSDIEAMRVEFEKRRNLACELLNKIDGVSVVKPSGAFYLFVNIKEIENDSMKFCKELLEIAGVAVVPGIGFGMDGYFRFSFATDEATIIDGIQRIEKFISSKKK
- a CDS encoding rhodanese-like domain-containing protein, whose protein sequence is MKKIFLFTLIFCATLFAQNIEYKADITAVEAYNMQKNGVILIDTRTKKEYDFMRPKNAILIESYFEINGQRVFNENFVTQVEDLVNMNLSKEIILICRSGSRTKEAATILAKNGFSNVYNVKSGFVYDWMKSDLPIEKN
- a CDS encoding cation diffusion facilitator family transporter; this encodes MTLQKKATIVSSSVAALLTLMKFSVGLASGSVAVLASAVDSILDMFVSLFNYFAISKSEKPADETFNYGRGKIEALASVIEGSVIAISGIFLFYQAIKKAIYGEESTYLELSLYIMMASLIITIALVIYLNYVAKKTGSMVVKADALHYKTDIYSNGAVLISVFIVFMTGYEFADVLVGGAIALFIIYSAYELIKEGVLVLLDRALEDEIVSNIKIAIESESVVNDYHYLKTRQAGQDIFVDVHLVFDCLISLMDAHRASDRIEEQIRKLDTNKNWVINMHLDPYDDSIINDTQTIYNKGE
- a CDS encoding peptidylprolyl isomerase, with protein sequence MIEWMQRHKKWLVVTIWVSVIAFVGAGFVGWGAYDFGKSDGAVAKVGNKEIQMNELQREYSNLYSQYASILGDNFNQELARQFGLDKIALQTLIQKYLLISYADDIGLDVTDEEVANELLKIEAFYKDGKFDKEQYITVLRQNRVNPIEFEKSLKNDLIVQKIQNILQISNTPAEIEAVSNLIFMENEISIKILSQKDVNIDISEESLKAYWEENKDKYLSPLSYEIQTYVSKSTNDKEFSESEIEDFYNRTRLEYTHEDGRIKTIDEAHEDLIIAMNLENNKNDALRTYLALKKDELSFENTLILSVDSEIIADYYDEISGLKVGEISKPFILDNNYVIIKLNKINNPTPLSFEEARSIASIDYKTINSREKLLEKANEALTTQNTQKIGYVSRESIEIIDGLRADEASEFLNELFKTKAKSGVIELENKVVAYEILNSRLGIHTQSKEMIVSNTIMDIKTNELFSNLLETLGQKYKVTYYMK
- the ftsZ gene encoding cell division protein FtsZ, which produces MDNLFDPTSIKVELPTKVLGENLVKISVVGVGGGGCNMINHMINEGTYKIDLIVANTDFQALQVSKAPKKIQLGTKLTKGWGTGMEPEIGRDSAVENYEDIKNTFEGSDIVFIAAGLGGGTGTGAAPIIAKAAKEVGALTVSVVTKPFSWEGKKRAGLANLGLEELKKVSDSIIIIPNDRLLEIVDRDIGMKDAFKLVDNILFQAVSGMSEVILNPGNNDINVDFADIKKIMQHKGMALMGVGRAKGDDAAIQALDDAIESPLLDKMSLSSARGILIHFNVHPQVSLFSINDVMSRLYETIESGSADVIFGTTTDETLDRDEVKITIVATGFESKEPKNSQVKENEDEYPSISISKDDDKYLDVPPLMREYVIKYPLKKSSKASA
- the ftsA gene encoding cell division protein FtsA, encoding MNKTILAIDIGTTNIITVVARNDFDNRINILGVGNNQTTGIEKGLITDIQNVGEIIKLSVEDAKKSAEATIDEVYVSFSAASTKNTLSKGAVNIPNGIITEKEINQVMQMALYNANIVPDYDPIHVFPIYFKVDDSGEFTNPLNMNASRLEVSVYIVTGKKTAITNVKSALKVAGIENSTFVLHGYASALSIINEEQKKFGVAVLDIGSSTSDLIIYKGNSIIYNDFFPVGSLNITNDLSVMLHTPPVAAEMVKVKYGSLIPIDEDDDEAIRKVQVPMIGNEQETKEISIDMIQTIIHARVEETLIFLANKIKSSGLSDKLGAGIIITGGMSKLKGIDELASMIFGDTPIKVANPKNIKNGYIDFNDSTMATTVGLLLYGLDLNPSFELDSNKRLRKSTNKKPSPQAQPNIPLMDKTVKPTKGDLTELSQLKKSSTNPIQKIWNKILEWF